In one window of Oceanococcus sp. HetDA_MAG_MS8 DNA:
- a CDS encoding penicillin acylase family protein: MRVLIWVLIPLFVSACQGGRESTQEFLSNSSDPTVDLGSRADEDSEKDMSATIYRTEYSIPNIVADDYLGLGYGVGYAQAEDNFCILAAVWVGLEGRAAMYSGRYLGPGRANRDLYQTFVNATVDFDNYLTRPLPHGLTGEALDLVDGYIHGYNDYLAKFGVDGIPDEDCRGQPHIRPITRIDIARRIYDVVGNAGRDLVWQGMVEAEAPGVTSVPSLPNEVPFVGRIPVVSDVIDIINDLVEELTGQIPTRSSNSESEVPPADLILALGKAFADRVEHGGSNGVALGSEATDNGSGMLLANPHWGWDGPLRYWQSHVNIPGERHVSGAGFPGLPMILIGHNESLAWTHTISAARRLALMELQLVPGNSTQYIVDGAVLDMDVIPVTVQVREDDGSLTERSTTFYSTIYGPVTTSILGIDLLPWTQTMAFALHDTIGDSARTVNQFVESNMARTVDELYEVHSKWLGNPFVTTTVADSQGNVLWTDVGAVPNISNEHAALCNTPLGHALWNTFAVAVLRGSLSACEVPTAPDSVTPQTMPAASQPVQKRRDYMTNSNESYWLSNAYEPLEGYSRVFGPERSQRQLRTRLGHRMILERIEGLTEDGQSTFSRSDLQELLFNNRNMLGEMWADDLADACEAAGSFPATPSEAGAEIIDVSEACPVIRNWGKTNTLDDPGAVLFYRFSAQSLVDLEWTLSYIGLPSTPMWRVPFDVNDPVNTPDGLNPAWVTAYTALADTVKEFKERGIPLDATLRKYSRSSYGDPDIPLHGGVGQIGLFNIVDMTWGGDHISMGTPGGTSFVQVTQFFKDGRCPDDRTLLVSSQRSQHAWDRADEQKLLYSRGQWVNPPFCDDELAAAPKESTTYLDNGVITIVD; the protein is encoded by the coding sequence ATGCGTGTTTTGATTTGGGTGTTGATCCCTCTATTCGTATCTGCCTGTCAAGGCGGTCGCGAGAGCACGCAGGAGTTTCTCTCCAACAGTAGCGATCCAACTGTCGATCTCGGCAGTCGTGCTGACGAAGATTCCGAAAAGGACATGTCGGCCACGATTTACCGCACGGAATATTCCATTCCGAATATCGTTGCCGACGATTATCTCGGCCTGGGCTATGGCGTTGGCTATGCGCAGGCTGAGGATAACTTCTGCATTCTGGCTGCGGTTTGGGTGGGTCTGGAAGGCAGGGCTGCGATGTACTCGGGGCGTTACCTCGGGCCGGGAAGGGCAAACAGGGATCTTTATCAGACCTTTGTGAACGCTACCGTTGATTTTGACAATTACCTCACCAGACCACTGCCACATGGGTTGACTGGGGAAGCATTGGACCTAGTTGACGGCTACATACATGGGTACAACGACTACCTCGCCAAGTTCGGTGTCGACGGCATCCCGGATGAGGACTGTCGCGGCCAACCCCATATTCGGCCTATCACGCGGATTGATATCGCACGCAGAATTTATGATGTGGTTGGCAATGCCGGTCGCGATCTTGTCTGGCAGGGTATGGTTGAGGCGGAGGCGCCGGGCGTCACGAGCGTTCCTAGTTTGCCCAACGAGGTGCCTTTCGTAGGACGAATCCCTGTAGTTAGCGACGTCATCGACATCATAAACGACCTCGTTGAAGAGCTTACGGGCCAAATACCTACTCGTTCGAGCAACTCAGAATCCGAAGTTCCGCCGGCCGACTTGATTCTGGCCTTGGGCAAGGCTTTTGCGGATCGTGTGGAGCATGGCGGTTCAAATGGCGTCGCGCTGGGTTCTGAAGCGACGGACAACGGGTCAGGGATGCTACTGGCTAATCCTCACTGGGGGTGGGATGGGCCGCTGCGGTATTGGCAGTCGCATGTGAATATTCCCGGCGAACGACATGTGTCAGGGGCTGGCTTTCCCGGATTGCCCATGATCCTGATCGGCCATAACGAGAGCCTCGCCTGGACTCATACTATCTCTGCTGCACGACGCCTTGCGTTGATGGAGTTGCAGTTGGTGCCCGGAAATTCCACGCAATACATTGTTGATGGAGCAGTCCTAGATATGGACGTGATACCGGTCACGGTTCAGGTTCGCGAAGATGATGGCAGCCTGACGGAACGCTCAACGACCTTCTATTCAACGATTTATGGCCCGGTAACAACGAGCATTTTAGGTATCGATTTGTTGCCGTGGACGCAAACCATGGCCTTCGCCCTTCACGACACCATTGGTGACAGTGCGCGGACCGTAAACCAGTTTGTCGAATCGAATATGGCCCGCACGGTTGATGAGCTGTATGAGGTTCACTCCAAGTGGCTGGGAAATCCCTTTGTGACGACTACGGTTGCTGATTCTCAGGGCAATGTGCTTTGGACGGATGTGGGGGCAGTACCCAATATTTCCAATGAGCACGCTGCTTTGTGCAATACCCCACTGGGGCACGCATTGTGGAATACCTTTGCGGTGGCGGTCCTACGGGGGTCGCTATCCGCCTGTGAGGTTCCTACTGCACCAGACTCTGTTACCCCGCAGACCATGCCCGCAGCATCACAGCCCGTGCAGAAGCGCAGAGACTATATGACGAACTCCAACGAGAGCTACTGGCTTTCGAATGCCTATGAACCGCTCGAGGGGTATTCACGTGTATTTGGTCCTGAGCGTTCGCAGCGCCAGCTTAGAACTCGTCTGGGTCATCGCATGATTCTAGAGCGGATCGAAGGCCTGACGGAGGACGGACAATCAACATTCAGCCGCAGTGATCTCCAGGAGCTACTGTTTAACAATCGCAACATGCTTGGTGAAATGTGGGCCGATGATCTTGCGGATGCTTGTGAAGCCGCGGGTAGCTTTCCCGCAACACCGTCTGAGGCTGGCGCAGAAATAATAGATGTGAGCGAGGCCTGTCCGGTGATTCGCAATTGGGGAAAGACCAACACGCTTGATGATCCTGGGGCAGTTTTGTTCTATCGCTTCTCAGCTCAGTCCTTGGTAGATCTTGAATGGACCTTGTCTTATATCGGTTTGCCTTCGACGCCGATGTGGCGGGTTCCGTTTGATGTGAATGACCCAGTCAACACTCCAGATGGGCTGAATCCGGCTTGGGTCACGGCCTATACCGCCCTTGCCGATACGGTTAAGGAATTCAAGGAGCGCGGCATTCCACTGGACGCCACGCTCAGAAAATATTCTCGGAGTAGTTATGGTGATCCAGATATCCCTCTGCATGGCGGTGTCGGGCAGATCGGGCTCTTCAACATTGTTGATATGACCTGGGGGGGCGACCACATAAGCATGGGGACACCGGGGGGGACAAGTTTCGTCCAGGTCACACAATTCTTCAAAGATGGGCGCTGCCCTGATGATCGTACGCTGCTGGTGAGTTCACAGCGCAGCCAGCATGCATGG